The Hevea brasiliensis isolate MT/VB/25A 57/8 chromosome 1, ASM3005281v1, whole genome shotgun sequence genome has a window encoding:
- the LOC110641664 gene encoding NAC domain-containing protein 6 — translation MEELDLPGFRFHPTEEELLDFYLKNMVFGKKLRFDIIGYLNIYHHDPWELPGMAKNGEREWYFFVPRDRRHGSGGRPNRTTVNGFWKATGSDRKIVSLSDPKRIIGLRKTLVFYKGRAPRGSKTDWVMNEYRLPDSCPLPKDIVLCKIYRKATSLKVLEQRAAMEEEMKIIHASPSSSPISSLDNMSFCSQQEESVAPICMHHVVFKKEVEDLVMAKDGKSDDNNNTGDEKPKGIKGPSLQLPLGNNKIPELEVPKLSMDWNLDSNSWLNSPWLQNLTQSLTPYANMLNF, via the exons ATGGAGGAACTTGATCTTCCTGGATTCCGATTCCATCCCACAGAAGAGGAGCTCCTGGATTTCTACCTCAAAAACATGGTTTTTGGCAAAAAATTGCGTTTCGATATTATTGGATACCTTAACATCTATCATCATGATCCTTGGGAATTGCCTG GAATGGCTAAGAATGGAGAGAGGGAGTGGTACTTTTTCGTGCCAAGAGACAGAAGGCATGGTAGTGGAGGGAGGCCAAATAGAACTACAGTGAATGGATTCTGGAAAGCCACTGGTTCTGACAGGAAAATTGTGAGCTTATCAGACCCCAAGAGGATTATTGGATTGAGAAAGACTCTTGTTTTCTATAAGGGAAGAGCACCAAGGGGCAGCAAGACTGATTGGGTCATGAATGAATATCGCTTGCCTGATTCATGCCCCTTGCCTAAG GACATAGTCTTGTGTAAGATATATAGGAAGGCAACTTCCTTGAAAGTGCTGGAACAAAGGGCTGCAATGGAGGAAGAAATGAAGATAATTCATGCATCTCCATCATCATCCCCAATTTCCTCATTGGACAACATGTCCTTTTGCAGCCAACAAGAAGAATCAGTGGCTCCAATATGTATGCACCATGTGGTTTTCAAGAAAGAGGTAGAAGATTTGGTAATGGCAAAAGATGGTAAAagtgatgataataataatactgGAGATGAAAAGCCAAAGGGGATTAAGGGGCCTTCACTACAATTACCGTTGGGAAATAACAAGATACCAGAGCTGGAAGTTCCCAAATTGAGCATGGACTGGAATCTAGACAGTAACTCATGGTTGAACAGTCCCTGGCTTCAAAATTTAACCCAAAGTCTGACCCCTTATGCCAACATGTTGAATTTCTAG